The window GACCTCGGGCTTGGCCGCCGGCGCGGGGCCGAGCCGCCGGTCGGCGAGGCGTAGCAGGGCGTCGCGGGCGGCGTAGCCGATCTGGACGAGGCCGCCGGGGAAGTAGAGCAGCAGGATGAGCAGGCCGAGGCTGGAGGTGAGCAACGGGACGAGGTCGTTGCCGGGGAAGATCGCCGGCAGGCCGATGACCCAGAGCGCGCCGAGCACCGGGCCGTAGATCGAGCCGAGGCCGCCGATGACGACGATGGAGACCAGGGCGAGCGAGTCGGCGGACAGGAAGTACCTGTCGGAGTACGGCACGTTCTGGACCGCGCCGGCGAGCAGGCTTCCCCCGAGGCCGGCGATCCCGCCGCCGAGCGCGAACGCCTGCAGCTTCACCCGGGTCGCGCCCACCGTGTAGGCCGCGGCGGTCGTCGCGTTGTCGCGGACCCCGATGGTGGTGCGCCCGATCCCGGAGCGGCGCAGCCGCGCGACGACGGCCAGCACGACGGCGAGCACGACCAGGACGAGGTAGTAGTAGGCGCGCTGGCTGGTGATGTCGATGCCGAAGGCGGTGTCGCGGGTGAACGAGGCCGTGTGGGCGCCGGAGTCCTGGAAGATCTCGCGACGGTAGAGGTACTGCTCGGCGGCGATCCCGAACGCGAAGGTGCTGACCGCGAGCAGCAACCCCCGTACGCGTAGCGCCCCCGCCCCGACAATGGCGGCGATCACACCTGTGAACACACTGGCCAGCGCCACCGCGGCCGGGAACGGCAGCGCGCTCAGCGCCACGGTGCTGCCCCCGGCCGAGAACTCCAGCCCGCGGTTCAGCGCCGCGGCGGTCAGCGCCCCGAGCCCGGCGAACGCCATCTGGCCGAGCGAGAGCTGACCGGCCCAGCCGGTGAGGATGGTGACCGAGGCGGCGCAGATCGCGTAGCCGAGGATCACCGTGTAGAGCAGCTGCCGCGACGCCTGCGGCACCAGCAACGGCAGCACGACCGCCAGCACGCCCAGAAGGAGGAGCGGGGCGCGTTCGAGTTGGCGGACCCACCACAGGTCGCGCAGCCGTTCGGGGATCGGGGCGGCCTTCGGGGCGAACGAGAACGACGAGGTCTCGGTGTCACGGCCGCGGCTGACGAGGAACACCGCCGCCAGGACCAGCAGGAAGATGACGAGGTCGGTCAGGCCCGGCTGGGCCAGCCAGTTGAACTGGATGAACGACTGCAACAGCCCCAGCACGACGCCAGCGAGCAGCGCGACGCGCATCGACGTCATCCGGGCGATCACCGCCGCGGCTAGCGCCCGCATCAGGGTGGTCGGGCCGAGGGTGGTGATCTGCGTGAGGGACTTGTTCTGCGCCGAGATCAGGATCAGGCAGAGCGTTCCGATCAGGCCGGCCAGCGCCCACATCGCGGTAGAGACGATCTTCGGGCTGATGCCTTGTAGCCTCGCCAGCTCGGGATTGCTCGCCGACGCTCGTACCGTGCGGCCGAGCACCGTACGGCTCAGGAACAGGCCGAGCAGGAGCGCGACGAGCGGAACCGTGACCAGCGCGCTCAGCTGCGCGCCCGTGATCCGCAGGCCGTCGACCGGCGACCACGACCCGCCCCACGGCACCGGATACGACTCCTTCGCGAAGTCCTCCAGGTCCGGAAGGCCCGTGACGATGGTGAGCGCCAGCTGCGCGACACCAATCGTCGCCACCAGCAGGATCACCCGCGGCGCCCGGAACAGCCGACGCACCACGGCGAGGTCGACCAGGGCGCCGAACAGCGTCCCGACGACGAGCGCGATGACCAGGGCGATCCAGTACGGCACGTTCCACCGCACCACGAGCAGCGCGAACAGCACGGAGCCGACGAGACCCATGTTCGCGACCGCGAAGTTGATGACCCGCGTCGAGCGGTGGACCAGCACGATGCCGATCGCGAGCAGGCCGATGACCAGGCCGCCGACACCGCCGTCGAACAGCAGCTGGGTAGTGGGCATCTGCATGGCGGGTCAGCCACCTTCCCGGCCGAGGAACACCGCACGGGCCAGGTCGTCGCGTTCGGCGAGCTCACGGGCCGGCCCGGTGAACCGGACCTGCCCCTTCTCCAGGAACACCGCCCGATCGGCGACGGCGAGGGCGATGTTCAGCGACTGCTCGACGACGACGATCGTCAGCCCGTCCGCCTTGAGCCGCTCCAGGATCACCAGCAGGTCCTGCACCACCGCCGGCGCCAGCCCGAGCGACAGCTCGTCGATCAGCAGCACCTCGGGGTCGTGCAGCAGCACCATCGCGAGCGCGAGCATCTGCTGCTGCCCACCGGACAACGAGCCGGCGAGCTGCGACTGCCGGCCGGCAAGATCCGGGAAAAGGTCCAGGACGTAGGCGAACCGGCGGTCGCGATCGGTCCGGTCACGGCGGATCCGGAAGGCCGCCATCTCCAGGTTCTCCCGGATCGTCATGTCCGGGAACACACCCTTGCCACCCGGCAACAGGTGCACGCCGTACTTCCCCCGCTGCTCCGGCGCGACATAGGTGATCGTCCGGCCGTTCAGCCGCACCACGCCCCGCGACGGCGTGCCGAGCCCGCAGATGACCTTCAGGATCGTCGACTTGCCGGCGCCGTTCGTGCCCAGCAGCGCCAGCGTCTCGCCACGGCGGACCTCGAACCCGACGTCGAACAGCACCTGCACGTGCCCGTAGGAGAAGTCGACGCCGTTGACCTGCAGCACCGGGACGTTCTCCGGGTCGGCCCGCTGCCGGTCGCGCTCGGCGAGTTCCTCGCGCAGGTCCGCGACCACCAGCGACAGGTCGTTCTTCACGAACGACGCCCCGCGGATCATCATCAGCCCGCCGACCAGCGTCGCCGGAATACCGACCACCAGCACCGCGACCCG of the Pseudofrankia saprophytica genome contains:
- a CDS encoding ABC transporter permease subunit, which encodes MQMPTTQLLFDGGVGGLVIGLLAIGIVLVHRSTRVINFAVANMGLVGSVLFALLVVRWNVPYWIALVIALVVGTLFGALVDLAVVRRLFRAPRVILLVATIGVAQLALTIVTGLPDLEDFAKESYPVPWGGSWSPVDGLRITGAQLSALVTVPLVALLLGLFLSRTVLGRTVRASASNPELARLQGISPKIVSTAMWALAGLIGTLCLILISAQNKSLTQITTLGPTTLMRALAAAVIARMTSMRVALLAGVVLGLLQSFIQFNWLAQPGLTDLVIFLLVLAAVFLVSRGRDTETSSFSFAPKAAPIPERLRDLWWVRQLERAPLLLLGVLAVVLPLLVPQASRQLLYTVILGYAICAASVTILTGWAGQLSLGQMAFAGLGALTAAALNRGLEFSAGGSTVALSALPFPAAVALASVFTGVIAAIVGAGALRVRGLLLAVSTFAFGIAAEQYLYRREIFQDSGAHTASFTRDTAFGIDITSQRAYYYLVLVVLAVVLAVVARLRRSGIGRTTIGVRDNATTAAAYTVGATRVKLQAFALGGGIAGLGGSLLAGAVQNVPYSDRYFLSADSLALVSIVVIGGLGSIYGPVLGALWVIGLPAIFPGNDLVPLLTSSLGLLILLLYFPGGLVQIGYAARDALLRLADRRLGPAPAAKPEVAPARALTRTVPREPLPADQPMLRTNDVRVRFGGLTAVDGVSIQVAPGEIVGLIGTNGAGKSTLMNAIGGFAPATGTVELLGRDVTADGPTTRARAGLGRTFQAATLFPELTVRQTVQIALEARGRTGLLSTALHLPHTFTRERAQRSAADDLIGFLGLGRYADAFIADLSTGTRRIVELAGLLALDARLLCLDEPTAGVAQRETEAFGPLIQEIRRELDAAMLVIEHDMPLIMGISDRVYCLETGRVIAEGTPGTVRDDPKVIASYLGTDERAISRSGSTPSSAEDAAVATSTTAPA